Proteins from a genomic interval of Polaribacter sp. Q13:
- a CDS encoding NAD(P)/FAD-dependent oxidoreductase, with protein sequence MKHIVIIGNGISGVTAARHIRKNSDNKITIVSAETKYFFSRTALMYVYMGHMKFEHTQPYENWFWKKNRIELREGFVSKVDTDKKELEFKDSSTLSYDQLIIATGSKPNKFGWPGQDLDGTLGMYHKQDLEKLEKYAPDNKTCKRAVIVGGGLIGIELAEMLRSRKIPVTFLVREDSFWNGVLPAQESEMINKHIKEHHIDLRLSTNLKEIKSDENGRVKSIIIEETGEEIPCNVVGLTAGVTPNIDLLKESGIELGRGVKVNRFLETNIKDIYAIGDCAEQHEAIGQRRNIEAVWYTGRMMGETLAQTICNNKTAYKPGHWFNSAKFLDIEYQTYGWVFSEKGKQENEAYFQWQHPTENKCITISFDKNTNNFLGINTFGIRMRHEIFDKWLTENKSIEHVLEFLADANFDPEFFKLHEAEILAKFNNENNTNIQLKKKSWKRIFAKV encoded by the coding sequence ATGAAACATATTGTAATAATTGGTAACGGAATTTCTGGAGTTACTGCAGCAAGACACATCAGAAAAAACTCTGACAATAAAATAACTATTGTTTCTGCAGAAACAAAATATTTCTTTTCTAGAACAGCACTAATGTATGTGTATATGGGACACATGAAGTTTGAACACACACAACCTTATGAAAATTGGTTTTGGAAAAAAAACAGAATTGAACTTAGAGAAGGTTTCGTTAGTAAGGTAGATACTGATAAAAAAGAATTGGAATTTAAAGATTCTTCTACTCTTTCTTACGATCAATTAATTATTGCAACGGGCTCTAAACCAAATAAGTTTGGATGGCCTGGTCAAGATCTAGATGGCACATTGGGTATGTACCATAAACAAGATTTAGAAAAATTAGAAAAATATGCTCCCGATAATAAAACGTGTAAACGTGCTGTAATTGTTGGTGGAGGATTAATTGGTATTGAATTGGCAGAAATGCTAAGAAGCAGAAAAATACCTGTTACTTTTTTAGTAAGAGAAGATAGTTTTTGGAACGGTGTTTTACCTGCACAAGAATCTGAAATGATTAACAAGCACATTAAAGAACATCATATAGATTTGCGCTTAAGCACCAATTTAAAAGAAATTAAATCGGATGAAAACGGACGTGTAAAATCTATTATTATTGAAGAAACGGGTGAAGAAATTCCTTGTAACGTAGTGGGATTAACCGCTGGGGTTACACCTAATATCGATTTACTAAAAGAATCTGGAATAGAATTAGGAAGAGGTGTAAAAGTAAATCGTTTTTTAGAAACCAATATAAAAGACATTTATGCCATAGGCGATTGTGCAGAACAGCACGAAGCAATAGGACAACGTAGAAATATTGAAGCCGTTTGGTATACAGGAAGAATGATGGGAGAAACTTTAGCACAAACCATCTGTAATAATAAAACAGCCTATAAACCAGGACATTGGTTTAACTCTGCAAAGTTTTTAGACATCGAATATCAAACCTACGGTTGGGTTTTTAGTGAAAAAGGGAAACAAGAAAACGAAGCGTATTTTCAATGGCAACATCCTACAGAAAATAAATGTATTACCATTTCTTTTGATAAAAACACTAATAACTTTTTAGGCATCAATACCTTCGGAATTAGAATGCGTCATGAAATTTTTGACAAATGGTTAACCGAAAACAAATCTATAGAACATGTATTAGAGTTTTTAGCCGATGCTAATTTTGATCCTGAATTTTTTAAACTACATGAAGCTGAAATTTTAGCCAAATTCAACAACGAAAATAACACCAATATTCAACTAAAAAAGAAAAGTTGGAAACGTATTTTCGCTAAAGTTTAA
- a CDS encoding 4Fe-4S dicluster domain-containing protein, with protein MKLIKQSGLIIFLAGLTFFIATVFTGSFNTTQTELDTFIKEKGYKSEIIKDELSKAIVTEDNLNIFEFSSGVINAIETSNNHYDALIAKFDAAKNWDEKGKQFQYKIFGKPHSISFELAKRSGKGFAADNTGLAWFLTFGLGIIGALLFIVPDVILLGKPGIKNDGIFLNAATNRGWIGWFTFIFLVTFYILLYFYPDFIVNWVYLVDPISKSLSGNPAGQWFLYGYLYCVVMTVMAVRMYIKYRHNKYQILRTTSVLFFQIVFAFLIPEILVRFEKPWYDFKNAFPLDYDFFFKWNLDELLASGGFGLFILVWGVVLTIVVVPVMVYFFGKRWYCSWVCGCGGLAETLGDPYRQNSSKTLLSWRAERIIIHSVLVFVLVMTGFALYTFFSGADTVLGIKTQTIQDIYGFLIGAIFAGVIGTGFYPIFGNRVWCRFGCPLAAYLGFIQRFKSRFRITTNGGQCISCGNCSTYCEQGIDVRSYAQKGENIVRSSCVGCGVCSAVCPRGVLKLENGPEDGRINPTEILLGNDVDLMDLVNQK; from the coding sequence ATGAAACTCATAAAACAATCTGGTTTAATTATCTTCTTAGCAGGATTAACCTTCTTTATAGCTACCGTTTTTACTGGCTCTTTTAATACAACACAAACAGAATTAGATACCTTTATTAAAGAAAAAGGTTATAAAAGCGAAATTATAAAAGACGAACTTTCTAAAGCTATTGTTACTGAAGACAACTTAAACATTTTCGAATTTTCTAGTGGTGTTATAAATGCTATTGAAACCTCTAACAACCATTATGATGCATTGATTGCAAAATTTGATGCAGCAAAAAATTGGGACGAAAAAGGAAAACAATTTCAATATAAAATCTTTGGAAAACCACATAGTATCAGTTTTGAACTCGCTAAAAGGTCTGGAAAAGGTTTTGCCGCAGATAATACAGGATTGGCTTGGTTTCTAACATTTGGTTTAGGTATTATCGGTGCTCTGCTATTTATTGTTCCTGATGTTATTTTACTAGGAAAACCAGGTATCAAAAATGATGGAATCTTCTTAAATGCAGCGACCAACCGCGGTTGGATTGGTTGGTTTACGTTTATCTTTTTAGTAACTTTTTATATTCTACTTTATTTTTATCCAGATTTTATTGTAAACTGGGTGTATTTAGTAGATCCAATTAGTAAATCTCTTAGTGGAAATCCTGCGGGTCAATGGTTTTTATATGGTTATTTATACTGTGTGGTTATGACTGTGATGGCTGTAAGAATGTATATAAAATATCGTCATAATAAATACCAAATATTAAGAACTACTTCTGTTTTATTTTTTCAAATTGTGTTTGCTTTTTTAATTCCGGAAATTTTAGTCCGTTTCGAAAAACCTTGGTACGATTTTAAAAATGCGTTTCCATTAGATTACGATTTCTTCTTTAAATGGAACTTAGACGAACTGCTTGCTAGTGGAGGTTTTGGTTTATTTATTCTAGTTTGGGGAGTAGTATTAACTATTGTAGTTGTGCCTGTAATGGTTTATTTCTTCGGAAAAAGATGGTACTGTTCTTGGGTTTGTGGCTGTGGTGGTTTGGCAGAAACATTAGGAGATCCTTACAGACAAAACTCTAGTAAAACACTGCTTTCTTGGAGAGCAGAACGTATTATTATTCATTCTGTTTTAGTTTTTGTTTTAGTGATGACTGGTTTTGCTTTGTACACCTTTTTCTCTGGTGCAGACACTGTTTTAGGAATTAAAACACAAACTATTCAAGATATTTATGGCTTTTTAATCGGTGCTATTTTTGCGGGTGTAATTGGTACTGGCTTCTATCCTATTTTCGGTAACAGAGTTTGGTGTCGTTTTGGTTGTCCTTTAGCAGCATATTTAGGTTTTATTCAACGTTTTAAATCGAGATTTAGAATTACCACAAATGGTGGACAATGTATTTCTTGTGGAAACTGCTCTACCTATTGTGAACAAGGAATTGATGTTAGATCTTATGCGCAAAAAGGAGAAAACATTGTCCGTTCTAGTTGTGTAGGTTGTGGAGTTTGTTCTGCAGTTTGTCCAAGAGGCGTTCTAAAATTAGAAAACGGACCAGAAGACGGTAGAATTAATCCGACAGAAATTTTATTAGGTAATGATGTTGATTTAATGGATTTAGTGAATCAAAAATAA
- a CDS encoding toxin-antitoxin system YwqK family antitoxin yields MKNLPILSFLFFSLMLFGQKKYMKEYFKNGILKEEGWVLNDQKTAFWKFYYKNGNIKKEGHFTNNLETNYWYFYSENLSKEKEGHFTKGIKNDWWLFYDKKGQINHKCQLKNNQKNGFCLIYKNRKLIKASKYKNNKKIKEWTDFSSFRNENSLNDLR; encoded by the coding sequence ATGAAAAATTTACCTATTCTTTCTTTTCTCTTTTTTTCGTTGATGCTTTTTGGTCAGAAAAAATATATGAAAGAATATTTCAAAAACGGAATACTAAAAGAAGAAGGTTGGGTTTTAAATGATCAAAAAACTGCCTTTTGGAAATTTTATTATAAAAACGGAAATATCAAGAAAGAAGGGCATTTTACTAATAATTTAGAAACCAATTATTGGTATTTTTACAGCGAAAATTTATCAAAAGAAAAAGAAGGACATTTTACAAAAGGAATTAAAAACGATTGGTGGTTATTTTACGATAAAAAAGGACAAATAAACCATAAATGTCAACTTAAAAATAATCAAAAAAACGGTTTTTGTTTGATCTATAAAAATCGAAAACTGATAAAAGCATCAAAGTACAAAAACAATAAAAAAATAAAAGAATGGACAGACTTTTCATCCTTTAGGAATGAAAACAGTCTCAATGATTTAAGATGA
- a CDS encoding glycosyltransferase family 2 protein, whose amino-acid sequence MIKPIIKVIIPAYNEQDSIVNVINDIPKIVDEVIVISNNSTDNTEINAKNAGATVLTENRKGYGYACLKGMEYIHQQKTTPEIIVFLDGDYSDYPAQLTEIIYPIVNDNIDFVIGSRVKELREHGSMTPQQIFGNWLATFLMKLFFGAKFTDLGPFRAIKYDKLLALNMEDKTYGWTVEMQLKALKQKLSYVEIPVKYRNRIGISKVSGTVKGSIFAGVKILGWIFKYSFK is encoded by the coding sequence ATGATAAAACCTATAATAAAAGTTATTATTCCTGCTTATAACGAGCAAGATTCTATAGTAAATGTTATTAACGACATACCTAAAATAGTAGATGAGGTTATTGTTATTAGTAACAATTCTACAGATAATACAGAAATAAATGCAAAAAATGCAGGAGCTACTGTTTTAACTGAAAACAGAAAAGGATACGGCTATGCCTGTTTAAAAGGAATGGAATATATTCATCAACAAAAAACAACACCAGAAATTATTGTTTTTTTAGACGGAGATTATTCCGATTACCCAGCACAATTAACAGAAATTATTTACCCTATTGTAAATGACAATATCGATTTTGTAATTGGTTCTCGGGTTAAAGAATTAAGAGAACATGGTTCTATGACGCCTCAACAAATTTTTGGTAATTGGTTGGCTACTTTTTTAATGAAGTTATTTTTCGGTGCAAAATTTACAGATTTAGGTCCTTTTAGAGCTATTAAATATGATAAATTATTGGCTTTAAACATGGAAGATAAAACTTATGGATGGACCGTTGAAATGCAGTTAAAAGCATTAAAACAAAAATTAAGTTATGTAGAAATTCCTGTTAAATATAGAAACAGAATAGGCATTTCTAAAGTATCTGGTACGGTAAAAGGAAGTATCTTTGCAGGAGTAAAAATATTAGGTTGGATTTTTAAATACAGTTTTAAATAG
- a CDS encoding cellulose synthase family protein: protein MVIEYIIIVIYSISLLLIFMYALAQLNLLFNYLKARKKEDSSEKFDFSNSKEIPFITIQLPVYNELYVMDRLLKNIAKIEYPREKLEIQVLDDSTDESVEITAKLIKEIQAQGLDIQHIKRTNRQGFKAGALKEGLKIAKGEFIAIFDADFLPQPDWLYQTVPYFKDPKIGVVQTRWGHINRNYSTLTKIQAFALDAHFTLEQVGRNSQGHFINFNGTAGVWRKECIYDAGNWQGDTLTEDLDLSYRAQLKNWKFKYLENVVTPAELPVVISAARSQQFRWNKGGAENFQKMMKRVIKSKNVSFKTKIHSLLHLLNSSMFTCIFLVAVLSVPMLYIKNEYEHLKVYFYVMSFFVISSLIFFVCYWFMFKAIYGGGFVKFIKYIGSFFTFFSVAMGFSLHNTIAVLEGHLGKKSEFIRTPKFNIGGIKGEWKSNKYISKKPSFHVILEGLLAIYFVFGMYSAFVVGNQGGDFGLFPFHFMLFIGFSYVFFKSIFSKA, encoded by the coding sequence GTGGTTATAGAATACATAATTATAGTGATTTATTCAATTTCGTTATTGCTTATTTTCATGTACGCTTTAGCGCAATTAAACCTGCTGTTTAACTACTTAAAAGCTAGAAAAAAAGAAGATAGTTCAGAAAAATTCGACTTTTCAAATTCAAAAGAAATTCCGTTTATAACCATACAATTGCCCGTTTATAACGAATTGTATGTAATGGATCGATTGTTAAAAAACATTGCAAAAATAGAGTATCCAAGAGAAAAGCTAGAAATTCAAGTTTTAGATGATTCTACAGATGAATCTGTAGAAATTACCGCAAAACTAATCAAAGAAATTCAAGCACAAGGATTAGATATTCAGCATATCAAAAGAACCAATAGACAAGGTTTTAAAGCAGGCGCCTTAAAAGAAGGTTTAAAAATTGCCAAAGGAGAATTCATCGCTATTTTTGATGCAGATTTTTTACCACAACCAGATTGGTTATACCAAACGGTTCCGTATTTTAAAGACCCAAAAATTGGAGTGGTTCAAACTCGTTGGGGTCATATCAACAGAAATTATTCTACACTTACAAAAATTCAAGCTTTTGCTTTAGATGCACACTTTACCTTAGAGCAAGTGGGTAGAAATAGTCAAGGTCATTTTATCAACTTTAACGGTACAGCTGGCGTATGGAGAAAAGAGTGTATTTACGATGCTGGTAATTGGCAGGGAGACACGCTTACAGAAGACTTAGATTTAAGCTACAGAGCACAACTAAAAAATTGGAAATTTAAATACTTAGAAAATGTAGTTACACCTGCAGAGTTACCGGTAGTTATTAGTGCTGCAAGGTCTCAACAATTTAGATGGAACAAAGGTGGCGCAGAGAATTTTCAGAAAATGATGAAACGTGTTATTAAAAGCAAAAACGTTTCTTTTAAAACTAAAATTCATAGTTTATTGCATTTATTAAACAGCTCTATGTTTACGTGTATTTTTTTGGTTGCTGTTTTAAGCGTACCAATGTTGTACATAAAAAATGAATATGAACACTTAAAGGTTTATTTCTATGTAATGAGCTTTTTTGTAATAAGCTCTTTAATCTTTTTTGTTTGCTATTGGTTTATGTTCAAAGCTATTTATGGCGGAGGATTTGTCAAATTTATAAAATACATTGGATCATTCTTCACTTTCTTTTCTGTTGCAATGGGATTTTCATTACACAATACAATTGCTGTTTTAGAAGGTCATTTAGGTAAAAAAAGTGAATTTATAAGAACTCCAAAATTCAATATTGGTGGAATAAAAGGAGAATGGAAAAGCAATAAATACATTTCTAAAAAACCCTCTTTCCATGTTATTTTAGAAGGTTTATTAGCAATTTATTTTGTCTTTGGTATGTACAGTGCATTTGTTGTTGGAAACCAAGGTGGAGATTTTGGTTTATTTCCTTTTCATTTTATGCTTTTTATAGGTTTTAGTTACGTCTTTTTTAAATCTATATTTTCTAAAGCTTAA
- a CDS encoding mannosyltransferase, with the protein MSFFTKYKDVLLILISALLYFIFAYFLERTAFNNLLFLWFSLFGCSYLLIKSKTINTSTLIGLVILFRLIFLFAIPNLSQDFYRFIWDGRMILEGFNPYLSLPETYIQQGLHPIAETTNLYAGMGEMNGGHYTNYPPINQLCFLIAALFANKSIFGSVVVLRLIIILADLGILYFGKKLLAQLNLPVKNIFWYALNPFIIIEMTGNLHFEPVMLFFLIWSLYKLQQQKWVLAAILLACSVSVKLIPLLFLPLFFQWFVDYNGITNKMKQSYEQRKNKWNSAFTGITKLIGFYAITFTTIILLFLPFYSSEFIENYANSVGLWFKNFEFNASFYFIFREIGYLFRGYNEIAIIGKITPILTILFLVIITFFRKNKSMIQLITALLFGLCFYYFTATTVHPWYLATPLILSVFTRYRFPIIWTLVIIFSYQAYANTPWKENLWFVGLEYLILYIFLVFELRKNFKHYKIVK; encoded by the coding sequence ATGTCGTTTTTTACAAAATACAAAGATGTTTTACTAATTTTAATTAGCGCACTATTATATTTTATTTTTGCCTATTTTTTAGAAAGAACAGCATTTAACAACCTTCTCTTTTTATGGTTTTCTCTTTTTGGATGTTCTTACTTATTGATAAAAAGCAAAACCATAAACACCTCAACTTTAATTGGATTAGTTATTCTTTTTAGGTTGATTTTCCTCTTCGCTATCCCTAATTTATCTCAAGATTTTTATCGTTTTATTTGGGATGGACGCATGATTCTAGAAGGTTTTAATCCCTATTTATCCTTACCCGAAACGTATATTCAACAAGGCCTTCATCCTATAGCAGAAACAACTAACTTATATGCTGGAATGGGAGAAATGAACGGAGGTCATTACACCAATTATCCTCCAATAAATCAGCTTTGTTTTTTAATTGCTGCATTATTTGCTAATAAAAGTATATTTGGTTCTGTAGTTGTTTTAAGATTGATTATAATTCTTGCTGATCTTGGGATTCTTTACTTCGGTAAAAAATTATTAGCACAATTAAATCTACCTGTTAAAAACATTTTTTGGTACGCTCTAAATCCTTTTATCATTATAGAAATGACTGGGAATTTACATTTTGAACCTGTGATGTTATTTTTCTTAATTTGGAGTCTATATAAGTTACAGCAACAAAAATGGGTTTTGGCAGCTATACTTTTAGCTTGTTCCGTTTCCGTAAAATTAATTCCGCTTTTATTTTTACCTTTATTTTTTCAATGGTTTGTAGATTATAATGGCATTACCAACAAAATGAAGCAATCTTATGAGCAAAGAAAGAACAAATGGAATTCTGCCTTCACTGGAATCACTAAATTAATAGGTTTTTACGCTATCACATTTACAACCATTATCCTTTTATTTCTCCCTTTTTATTCATCAGAATTTATTGAAAACTATGCAAATTCTGTAGGTTTATGGTTCAAAAACTTTGAATTTAACGCAAGCTTTTATTTCATTTTTAGAGAAATTGGTTACTTATTTAGAGGGTATAATGAGATTGCAATTATTGGTAAAATAACACCAATTCTTACCATTTTATTTCTTGTAATTATTACTTTTTTTAGAAAAAACAAATCAATGATTCAATTAATAACAGCATTATTATTTGGCTTGTGTTTTTATTATTTTACAGCAACAACAGTGCACCCTTGGTACTTAGCAACACCATTAATTTTATCCGTATTTACTAGATATCGTTTTCCAATTATATGGACTCTAGTAATCATTTTCAGTTATCAAGCGTACGCAAATACTCCTTGGAAAGAAAATTTATGGTTTGTTGGTTTAGAGTACCTTATACTTTATATATTCCTTGTTTTTGAGCTTCGTAAAAACTTTAAACATTATAAAATTGTAAAATAA
- a CDS encoding LacI family DNA-binding transcriptional regulator — MKRLTIKDIAKEFNVSISTVSKALNDSYEISVSTKEKIQKYAKEKNYKPNFNALSLKNRQTKTIGIIIPNMLNYFFAQVFNGIEKVANDRGYKIISCISNESFKKEVETIEMLSNGSIDGFILSLAEETISKGDFKHFQEVLNNDTPIVMFDRVADKLKCDKVVTDNFDSARSTVSYLVKSGHKNIAFISTMNNLEIGRRRQLGYLKGLEDYNIKAEKNLIINIDDNYKNYEEILTPIFKNNTIDSVIATDEASAIAAMKVAIKLGHKIPEKFSVISFSNGILARHSSPRMTTVSQHGEIMGATAAEMLINRLEDKSKVKKKHETVIIKTDLVERNSTKKIL; from the coding sequence ATGAAAAGACTTACCATAAAAGACATTGCTAAAGAATTTAATGTTTCAATTTCTACTGTTTCTAAGGCTCTTAATGACAGTTACGAAATTAGCGTAAGTACTAAAGAAAAAATTCAAAAATACGCTAAAGAAAAAAATTACAAACCCAACTTTAATGCACTTAGTTTAAAAAACAGACAGACAAAAACGATTGGAATTATAATTCCAAATATGTTAAACTATTTCTTTGCACAAGTTTTTAACGGAATAGAAAAAGTTGCAAACGATAGAGGGTACAAAATAATATCATGTATTTCTAACGAATCTTTTAAGAAAGAAGTAGAAACTATAGAAATGCTTTCTAACGGAAGTATAGATGGTTTTATCTTGTCTCTTGCAGAAGAAACTATTTCTAAAGGAGATTTTAAACATTTTCAAGAAGTATTAAATAATGACACACCAATTGTAATGTTTGACAGAGTTGCAGATAAATTAAAGTGTGACAAAGTAGTAACTGATAATTTTGATAGTGCTAGAAGTACTGTTTCTTATTTAGTGAAATCTGGCCATAAAAACATTGCCTTTATTTCTACGATGAATAATTTAGAAATTGGAAGAAGAAGACAATTAGGATATTTAAAAGGTTTAGAAGATTACAATATTAAAGCAGAAAAGAATCTAATCATAAACATAGACGACAACTATAAAAATTATGAAGAAATTTTAACTCCTATTTTTAAAAACAACACCATAGACAGTGTTATCGCCACAGATGAAGCTTCTGCTATTGCTGCTATGAAAGTAGCTATAAAACTAGGGCATAAAATTCCAGAAAAGTTTTCTGTTATTTCTTTTTCTAACGGAATCTTAGCCAGACACTCTAGCCCAAGAATGACTACTGTTAGCCAACATGGAGAAATTATGGGAGCTACTGCTGCAGAAATGCTTATCAATAGATTAGAAGACAAGTCTAAAGTTAAGAAAAAACATGAAACTGTTATTATAAAAACAGATTTGGTTGAAAGAAATTCTACTAAAAAAATCTTATAA
- a CDS encoding HAD family hydrolase gives MNLSKVKLVVSDMDGTLLNSKGEVSNLFFELFEQLKKKNIIFCAASGRQYNSIVSKLDAIKKDIFIIAENGGIAKKNDDLLVLNLLSADKIKKILPLLQSIDNSHVVLCGKNGAFIDTKDQKFIDLFQEYYNKYTIVDDLSSIVDKEDFLKIAIYHFTSSEKYIYPIIKDFDSDLLIKISGKNWLDISDKKANKGNALKKVQQILNITKEETMVFGDYHNDIEMLKEADFSFSMKNAHKDITEIANYATDSNDNFGVEKILKQLVEN, from the coding sequence ATGAATTTATCTAAAGTAAAATTAGTAGTTTCTGACATGGACGGAACACTACTAAACTCCAAAGGAGAAGTAAGCAATTTATTCTTTGAATTATTTGAACAACTAAAAAAGAAAAATATTATTTTTTGTGCCGCAAGCGGAAGACAATACAATAGTATCGTTTCTAAATTAGATGCCATTAAAAAAGATATTTTTATAATTGCAGAAAACGGTGGTATTGCTAAAAAAAACGACGACTTATTAGTCTTAAATTTACTTTCTGCAGATAAAATTAAAAAAATACTTCCACTACTACAAAGTATAGATAATTCTCACGTTGTTTTGTGTGGAAAAAATGGTGCTTTTATAGATACTAAAGATCAAAAATTCATTGATTTATTTCAAGAATATTATAATAAATACACAATTGTTGATGATTTATCTAGCATTGTAGACAAAGAAGACTTCTTAAAAATAGCCATTTATCATTTTACTTCTTCAGAAAAATATATTTACCCAATCATAAAGGATTTTGATAGCGATTTATTAATTAAAATTTCCGGAAAAAACTGGTTAGATATTTCTGATAAAAAAGCAAATAAAGGAAATGCTTTAAAAAAGGTACAACAAATTTTAAACATCACTAAAGAAGAAACCATGGTTTTTGGTGATTACCATAATGATATAGAAATGCTAAAAGAGGCCGACTTTAGTTTTTCTATGAAAAATGCACATAAAGACATTACCGAAATTGCTAATTACGCTACAGATAGCAATGATAATTTTGGTGTAGAAAAAATACTAAAGCAATTGGTAGAAAACTAG
- a CDS encoding glucosaminidase domain-containing protein — translation MKLRVVFFCVSVLILSSCGSSKKASQSKTKKSTGVVLNESKPEKLPSVNEKELTKKLLNKNSSLNKQTLAYIRKYAPISVKEMHENKIPASITLAQGILESGRGRSELALKSNNHFGIKCHTQWQGERVYHDDDEKGECFRKYQFVETSYDDHSAFLTERKRYSFLFNYGAKDYKRWAKGLKKAGYATDKQYPNKLIRIIEDYKLYEFDKVKKKDFKLDDKATEVVEKEVSSKNSIAKYYEVTKGDTLYSIARKFNTTVALIKEVNGLKDNVISIGQHLLIQ, via the coding sequence ATGAAATTAAGAGTAGTATTTTTTTGTGTTAGTGTATTAATTTTATCAAGTTGTGGTTCTAGTAAAAAAGCGAGTCAGAGTAAAACTAAAAAAAGCACTGGTGTAGTTTTAAATGAATCAAAACCAGAGAAGTTACCTTCTGTAAATGAAAAAGAACTCACAAAAAAATTATTAAATAAAAACTCTAGTTTAAATAAACAGACATTAGCCTATATTAGAAAATATGCACCCATTTCTGTGAAAGAAATGCATGAAAATAAAATTCCTGCAAGTATTACTTTAGCGCAAGGAATTTTAGAATCTGGTAGAGGAAGAAGTGAGTTAGCTTTAAAATCAAATAATCATTTTGGTATAAAATGTCATACACAATGGCAGGGAGAACGCGTATATCATGATGATGATGAAAAAGGAGAGTGTTTTAGAAAATACCAATTTGTAGAAACGTCTTATGATGATCATTCTGCATTTTTAACAGAAAGAAAAAGATATTCTTTCTTATTTAATTATGGGGCTAAGGATTATAAAAGATGGGCAAAAGGCTTAAAAAAAGCGGGTTATGCTACAGATAAACAATATCCAAATAAGCTTATAAGAATTATTGAGGATTATAAGTTATATGAATTTGATAAGGTAAAAAAGAAAGACTTTAAATTAGATGACAAAGCTACAGAAGTTGTAGAAAAGGAGGTGAGCTCTAAAAATAGTATTGCAAAATATTATGAAGTTACAAAAGGAGATACGCTATATTCTATAGCTAGAAAATTTAATACAACTGTTGCCTTAATTAAAGAAGTTAATGGCTTAAAAGATAATGTTATTTCTATAGGACAACACTTGTTAATACAATAA
- a CDS encoding 1-aminocyclopropane-1-carboxylate deaminase/D-cysteine desulfhydrase has protein sequence MAQNQQVFLPILEEKNIELFIKREDLIHPFVSGNKFRKLKYNLLEAKKLKKKAVLTFGGAYSNHIVATAVAGKMEGLKTFGIIRGEELGKNLEQTLEENPTLKVAHDHGMKFHFVSRELYRQKTSFGFIEKMKNKWGDFYLIPEGGTNFLAVNGCEEILTKEDAQFNYVCAAVGTGGTLAGLIKSLKRKQKVLGFPALKGNFLSEEIKKYTIKNDNWKLQKGYHFGGYAKYDENLISFINDFTDKTGILLDPIYTGKMVFGIVDLIKKDFFAEGTKILAIHTGGIQGIAGFNQMLEKKNEQIIKSV, from the coding sequence ATCGCTCAAAACCAACAAGTTTTTCTCCCAATCTTAGAAGAAAAAAATATAGAGCTCTTTATAAAAAGAGAAGATTTAATACACCCTTTTGTATCAGGGAATAAATTTAGAAAATTAAAATACAATTTACTAGAAGCTAAAAAACTTAAAAAGAAGGCGGTCCTTACTTTTGGAGGTGCGTATTCTAATCATATTGTTGCAACTGCAGTTGCAGGTAAAATGGAAGGTCTAAAAACTTTTGGTATTATTAGAGGCGAGGAATTGGGTAAAAATCTAGAACAAACTTTAGAAGAAAATCCTACATTAAAGGTGGCACATGATCACGGAATGAAATTCCATTTTGTTTCTAGAGAATTATACAGACAAAAAACATCGTTTGGTTTCATTGAAAAAATGAAAAATAAATGGGGCGATTTTTATTTAATTCCGGAAGGTGGAACAAATTTTTTGGCAGTTAATGGTTGTGAAGAAATTTTAACAAAAGAAGATGCTCAATTTAATTATGTTTGTGCTGCAGTGGGTACTGGAGGTACGTTAGCGGGTTTGATAAAGTCTTTAAAAAGGAAACAAAAAGTATTAGGTTTTCCTGCGTTAAAAGGAAATTTTTTATCCGAAGAAATAAAAAAATATACCATTAAAAATGATAATTGGAAATTACAAAAAGGGTATCATTTTGGTGGCTATGCAAAATATGACGAGAATTTAATTTCTTTTATCAACGATTTTACAGATAAAACAGGTATTTTATTAGATCCTATTTATACAGGAAAAATGGTGTTTGGTATTGTAGATTTAATTAAAAAAGACTTTTTTGCAGAAGGGACTAAGATTTTAGCAATTCATACTGGAGGAATTCAGGGAATAGCGGGTTTTAACCAGATGTTAGAAAAGAAAAATGAGCAGATAATTAAAAGTGTATGA